From the genome of Spodoptera frugiperda isolate SF20-4 chromosome 7, AGI-APGP_CSIRO_Sfru_2.0, whole genome shotgun sequence:
TCGATACGAACCGTGTccgaccggctcgaccggattcaggttaccggaggtccaattacctctcctcaatcttctcaatccccgattccccaacaactcttaaattcctaacccctaaaaggttGGGGACGCGcgtgtccatagacggcgacaattgcttatcatcaggatCACCTGATCGAgtcggtaaactagcagacggatcaccgtctgctagtttaccgacttattccatgATCCTTACTAATCATTATCTTGACTCCAATTTCAGACAGTCGTGACTTCGCCTGCAATGCCAAACTTTCCTTGAGGGACATAGGACCACCTTTTGCTATCACCAGTGAGAAGTTCATCCATGACACGATAGAAAAGAAATGGAAACTCACTGACACGTTTATGTACGTTGTTAGGTACATGGGAGGGTCGAAGAACGAAGTGTCGCAGTATTACTATTTCGAGGTGAGAGAAATGTCATAATTTTGGTAGACTTTTCGTAGAAGGATAATCAAAAACGCACTataaaagtaagcgtccacaggcccgcatcgtatgaTCGCATTATCGCATTTCGTATGACGttatcagtacgcatcgcatgtaggcattgctgattgCAGATCAGTTCACGCAGttatatgagtttctatacaagacaaactaaaatccgttgcgtacggtGCGTGttatgcgtacgatgcgggcctgtggacgcgaaGTACTTCCATAGTACGCATTTAACTTTTCTAATAGTTTTTCCCTATCAACATCAAAGTAGGTGCCTACGTGTTGAATAGCctattattgtcaattttacAATGACGTAAAAGAAAATCAATAGGTAGGCGAATATTTAGCGAGCTGACTTAGATCACGTAATTGCAGAACATATTTCTAGCTGACCATGTAAGGGACATCCTAAtgactatttatattattatatataactATATATTACCTATTACTCTGCGGTTTCATGATTTGTGcgtgtgtaaaataaatgtcaatcatttaattaattttgttactttgGAAGGACTATAGTGAAGGAAGTAGGGACAAGGATTGAGAAAGGAATGTAACAATGGTTTGGACATATAGAAAGTATAGATGAAAGCCGATTTCCGAAAGAAGTTATGTAAGTCGGATATGAATGAGGCCGTCGGTAAAGGGCACCCTAAACGGACATAATATAGTGACCAGATTgtcgatatattaaagaagggccaaattaaaagtatctttaaccgacgagcatgtttgaaaagactgatgactgttgatgaagcgaaagaggtatgtaagattcgtagcaattggcgttccattgtctttgcctacccctgtgcaagacaggcgtgagattatgtatatatgtatgggAGGACTGTGAAGTGTTTTTCCATAGATTTCACATGGTGATTTTCTATTTCAGGCGATATTCAGCCAGCCTACAGTCTCCTACCCCATACCTCAAGCTACAGTGTCAGTGTTTTTCACTCTCGAAGACAAGCACATTGAGCCACCTAATGAGAGAGGTGTGCCCATGGTAAGTGAGACAATAGATGGGATAGATGAATGGATTGGTAGTTGACGCCaaagttttgtaaacaaaaataacataggtgttaaaataaatatagaaacatGTCAGGGAATTGATAAGCATGTTATTAAAAGAATAttacacttaaaattataaattgataccttaattggcaaaccagcCAACTCCacatttatcaacatttttttttttcgttaacgTCGTTTGGAACAAAAAGTATGATAGAATTTTAAGTGTATAACCtgttgtcatgtgtatatgatcttggatgtgtatgtgtgttatttttttaattgcctTTACCAGATGTAAATGGgttttaaaatagattattattcaAGTCTTACGAATGCATTGTCTTGAGTAAAATGcgtcaaaataaattacatttaaaatattagtttcacCTAAAATTGTAACAGTAAATTCATCAAAAGAGACAACTATGTGCGGTGGCGCATCGCCAACACatttaagtaacaaataaatggACCAAACATAAGTAAACtaaattgttaaatataattttagcaatagactgcctcgttggttgagtggtcgcaagcgtgactgctgggcaagggtctcgggttcgattcccaggtcgtgcaaaatattactgggcttttttggttattcaaaaatttctcagtagtagcacagagtctgaaattgtgcccagtataataaatgtcaataggctcaccccctattacatgggacttataccaaaaaccggccaagtgcgagtcggactcgcccatgaagggttccgtaacagcaagtagatgacataatataaaagttataaaataacttggttttatatagtgtttgtatgaacgacaaagttatatttgcggtttttgaaaatgttttatttcttaaaaactaataatgatatctggttcaaactaattttcgttgttagtttctattgaaatctacagcatatattttttttagttttctcactctcttattttaaaagttagagggggggacactcatttttccactttggaagcgtctaactttcaaacggttgattttgacgaaccTTACgaggttttaggaaccttaatatcttttttaaagaccttatccatagacaaccatcacggatatgttagatgaaaaaaattttttttaatcagttccatgtatggagtgccccctttaatttttaaatttattaatttttattcaaaattcgaatagcggttaccgaaatacatcaacctactaAGTGTCAActttgtaggcccaacagtttcgaaaataaatgactatgacatacggacggatgaattgacagacagacatgacgattctataagggttccgttttttgccatttggctacggaaccctaacgaatggtgaaaagtgggtttacattatacagtggcattacgtgccgtaatgtgcaccactgcctgCCTCTGCGGagaaaaaggcgtgatgttacgaCGAATTTCAGCAATATTactaaaatctaatattttgagATCATTTTGAAACTAGAAAGTCATCTAAAATTACATAAGATGCCGATAAGATTCGATTTGGAGATTTCAACAATTGGGACAGAATCGTGCTTTGATGACTAAATTCGGTTTGGTTAGGACATCGAAATAGCTTTTCAATAATACCAAGTTGCACTGCATACTAAATCGTAATACTAAGCAGTTTCATCTTTAAGCCAAATTGggatttcttatttattttaataatgttaaatctagacttacaaaactttttgtaaattaataactaatggagtttcttgatcGTTCTTTTCTATAGGCACCTACATTTAGAATTCGCatgttactttttttaagtcaccgaaataattaattatattttttggttatcTGAACAATTAATACAATTGACATATTAGTA
Proteins encoded in this window:
- the LOC118266365 gene encoding uncharacterized protein LOC118266365, translated to MNIPEIKSYEEQAIDTVVSVINRAKEKLGVRQTLRQLANSRDFACNAKLSLRDIGPPFAITSEKFIHDTIEKKWKLTDTFMYVVRYMGGSKNEVSQYYYFEAIFSQPTVSYPIPQATVSVFFTLEDKHIEPPNERGVPMMYFRVEGHHTEHDMRFVALSPDWILGMIKMKMKLFQRIETIRMF